A window of the Helianthus annuus cultivar XRQ/B chromosome 4, HanXRQr2.0-SUNRISE, whole genome shotgun sequence genome harbors these coding sequences:
- the LOC110934055 gene encoding uncharacterized protein LOC110934055: protein MAEDSKFIREIATAAIDKTKLPHNVGKYNGLTDPDDHLQRAPVGKIKSWIDFREKFLAHFSQQRRHARDPADCLNIWRRDHESVEDFITRYNKECLEIGDVGGKMMRAHFMRAVKCDDLIKRVKGRDGGPKDWETFIEAAKTIAQTDKQLTGDDHRQRAHNSNDRHGRKGRGQSWKTSSHRERSPPREDARHTINQIAHRKEVKRENREKQWTPLTKTPSEVLATENHLFKPPLQMRNKRGQDPNLYCEFHKDTGQLTDDCFSLKQETERALRDGKLTHLGGPRRPRKNYNKRAQDDSWREKQVIFPVVKGGPREKRPIVIPGVIGHYQTDYIFIDPGSTADIIYEQCVNQFDQEDKARLEPVDYPLTGFCNEAVFPLGQISFPVLLSDGRNSRTEEVTFMVLPAHLRHDILLGRESQGDFSMICSAPHSAVGFPMETGIALIYASKEVLATDEVRPAKASKPAPRTEAEKWVLNSAHPEQTVTLGPAMSDLTRAALKKLLRENMDVFAWTPADMVGVPRHIAEHRLNVSEDAKPVVHAKHHLGDIKHDTMKEQVLELLNAGIIREVRYQTWVASPVMVKKRNGSWRMCVDYKDLNKACPRDCYALPDIDEKIDSLATFRWKCFLDCYKGYHQVQMAVQDEDQTAFRTPIGLYCYTKMPFGLKNTGATYQRLMNETFSDAIGKYIEVYMDDLVIMSKEEGTMLANIQKTFNTLRSVSIKLNPAKCSFGMEEGKFLGFIVTKDGFKVNPEKVQAIERMPSPSNIKEMQKLAGRLAALNRFLANHAAKSFPFIKTLRNCMKKSQFQWTPEAESAFREMKDCLIKLPTLTAPNKGEPLVLYLSASDRAVGAVLLVDRQGTQTPVYYVSRTLTDPETRYAIMEKLVLALIHASRRLRRYFANHVIHVLTNYNIGNILARPEISGRLAKWAIELGGHNVVFRPRPSIKGQVLADFMTEVPDDKDRECKAMEKAEKKQVEEPWLLYTDGASNEDGVGAGLRLVSPDKHEFTYAIRLDFKSTNNEAEYEAFLAGLRLAIKMGVRHIEAHVDSMLVAGQINGQYEAKGDIMALYLSEAKTLLQTFYSYKVHHINRSENKPADALSKLASTSFQHLAKDVRIEVLSNPSVPLREVSVIQTGATSWMTPIIMYLQSGILPENKAEARKIQYKAEHYQMADGIL, encoded by the exons ATGGCTGAAGATTCAAAATTCATCAGGGAGATTGCTACAGCCGCTATAGACAAAACCAAGCTGCCGCACAACGTTGGCAAATACAATGGCCTGACAGATCCAGATGACCACCTCCAG CGCGCACCAGTAGGAAAAATTAAATCATGGATCGACTTCAGAGAGAAGTTCCTGGCACACTTCTCTCAACAGCGGAGACACGCCAGAGACCCAGCAGATTGTCTGAACATATGGCGTCGAGACCACGAAAGCGTGGAAGATTTTATCACAAGGTATAACAAGGAATGTCTGGAGATTGGAGACGTAGGTGGAAAGATGATGCGTGCGCACTTCATGAGGGCAGTCAAGTGTGATGATCTAATCAAGCGCGTGAAAGGAAGAGACGGAGGACCTAAAgattgggaaaccttcattgaGGCCGCCAAAACAATAGCGCAGACAGACAAACAGTTGACCGGTGACGACCACCGTCAACGCGCACATAACTCTAATGACCGACACGGCAGAAAAGGCAGAGGCCAGTCATGGAAGACTTCCAGTCACAGAGAAAGAAGCCCGCCAAGAGAAGATGCGCGACACACAATCAATCAGATAGCCCACCGAAAAGAAGtaaaaagagaaaacagagaGAAACAGTGGACGCCATTGACAAAGACCCCTTCAGAGGTCTTGGCCACTGAAAATCACCTATTCAAACCACCCCTgcagatgcgcaacaaaaggggtcaAGATCCCAATCTCTACTGTGAATTCCATAAAGACACGGGTCAACTAACTGATGACTGCTTTAGCCTGAAGCAAGAAACTGAAAGGGCCCTGAGAGATGGAAAACTCACTCACCTG GGAGGTCCACGAAGACCAAGGAAGAACTACAACAAGCGCGCACAAGATGATTCATGGCGCGAGAAGCAAGTTATTTTCCCAGTTGTTAAAGGAGGCCCGAGGGAAAAGCGACCGATAGTTATTCCAGGAGTGATTGGTCACTACCAGACAGACTACATCTTCATCGATCCGGGGAGCACCGCGGATATCATATATGAACAATGCGTCAATCAATTTGATCAGGAGGACAAGGCGCGTTTGGAGCCAGTTGACTACCCAttaactggtttctgcaacgaagcCGTCTTTCCCCTGGGACAGATATCATTCCCGGTGTTACTTTCGGATGGAAGAAATTCAAGAACAGAAGAGGTCACATTCATGGTGCTACCCGCACACTTAAGACACGACATCCTCCTaggaagagaatcccaaggagacttcAGTATGATATGCTCTGCACCACATTCAGCCGTTGGATTCCCAATGGAAACAGGCATCGCACTGATATACGCAAGCAAGGAAGTTTTAGCAACAGATGAAGTAAGGCCTGCAAAAGCAAGTAAACCAGCGCCACGCACAGAGGCAGAAAAATGGGTGTTGAACAGTGCTCACCCAGAGCAAACAGTTACCCTAGGACCGGCGATGTCCGATTTAACACGCGCAGCGCTCAAGAAGTTATTACGCGAGAACATGGACGTGTTTGCCTGGACACCAGCTGACatggttggtgttccacggcaCATAGCAGAACACCGTTTAAACGTCTCAGAGGACGCAAAGCCAGTGGTACACGCCAAGCACCACCTTGGCGATATAAAGCACGACACCATGAAAGAGCAAGTACTGGAATTGCTGAATGCAGGCATCATTAGAGAAGTCAGATACCAAACATGGGTGGCAAGCCCAGTGATGGTAAAGAAGCGAAATGGCAGctggagaatgtgtgtcgactaCAAAGACCTAAACAAGGCATGTCCGCGTGACTGCTACGCCTTACCAGACATAGACGAAAAAATTGATTCTCTGGCCACATTCAGATGGAAATGCTTCCTCGACTGCTACAAGGGATATCACCAGGTCCAAATGGCTGTCCAAGACGAGGACCaaaccgcattccgcacgccGATAGGGCTGTACTGTTACACCAAGATGCCTTTCGGCTTAAAGAATACGGGCGCGACCTACCAAAGATTGATGAACGAAACGTTCAGCGATGCCATCGGCAAGTACATAGAAGTGTATATGGACGATTTGGTGATTATGAGCAAAGAAGAAGGCACGATGCTGGCTAACATCCAAAAGACTTTCAACACGCTGCGCAGCGTAAGTATCAAATTGAATCCGGCAAAGTGCTCATTCGGTATGGAAGAAGGGAAATTCTTAGGCTTCATCGTCACAAAAGAcggtttcaaggtgaatccagaAAAAGTCCAAGCAATTGAAAGGATGCCTTCCCCGTCAAATATCAAAGAAATGCAAAAATTAGCAGGACGTTTAGCTGCGCTCAATCGTTTCCTAGCTAATCACGCTGCAAAATCCTTTCCGTTCATCAAGACATTGCGCAACTGCATGAAGAAAAGCCAGTTTCAATGGACTCCAGAAGCAGAGAGTGCATTCCGCGAGATGAAGGATTGCCTCATCAAGTTGCCAACATtaaccgcaccaaacaaaggAGAACCCTTGGTACTATATCTATCAGCTTCTGATAGGGCAGTTGGAGCAGTGTTACTTGTTGATCGTCAAGGTACTCAAACACCAGTCTACTATGTGTCACGAACCTTGACCGACCCAGAAACTCGATATGCCATCATGGAGAAACTAGTCCTCGCGCTGATTCATGCTTCAAGACGGCTGCGCAGGTACTTCGCCAACCACGTTATCCATGTGCTAACAAATTACAACATTGGCAACATCCTCGCAAGGCCAGAAATATCAGGAAGACTAGCCAAATGGGCGATAGAGCTAGGAGGTCACAATGTGGTTTTCAGACCACGACCATCAATCAAAGGCCAAGTCTTGGCAGACTTTATGACAGAAGTTCCAGATGACAAAGATCGAGAATGTAAAGCAATGGAAAAAGCTGAGAAAAAGCAAGTAGAAGAGCCATGGTTGTTATACACAGACGGCGCGTCTAACGAAGACGGAGTAGGTGCAGGGCTTAGGCTGGTAAGCCCCGACAAACATGAATTCACATATGCAATACGCCTGGATTTTAAAAGCACGAACAACGAAGCCGAGTATGAAGCTTTCTTGGCTGGCTTGCGATTGGCGATCAAAATGGGGGTCCGACACATCGAAGCGCATGTGGACTCCATGCTAGTAGCGGGGCAAATCAACGGCCAATACGAAGCCAAGGGGGATATAATGGCACTCTACCTCAGCGAAGCAAAAACGTTGCTACAAACCTTCTACTCctacaaggtgcaccacataaacagaagcgagaacaagcCAGCAGACGCGCTTAGTAAACTCGCATCAACAAGTTTTCAACACCTAGCAAAGGATGTGCGCATAGAAGTTTTGAGCAACCCATCCGTTCCACTCAGAGAAGTAAGCGTCATCCAGACAGGGGCAACTTCTTGGATGACCCCAATAATCATGTACCTTCAGTCTGGGATTCTCCCGGAAAACAAAGCAGAGGCAAGAAAAATCCAATACAAGGCCGAGCACTATCAGATGGCCGACGGAATTTTATAA